One Carassius auratus strain Wakin chromosome 4, ASM336829v1, whole genome shotgun sequence DNA segment encodes these proteins:
- the zbed4 gene encoding zinc finger BED domain-containing protein 4: protein MDGEDGLSEKTEDISHEHNGSKDNKRIEAKGTCLKIEGKDGYVFKSYRITPQDVLEADPHTCPSETLAKDSSLVSLSFEGTEEDGSSEVDGLSTEDSTAESCEKHDSQTSLTVSSKSQNTEINNSEIETSICVKEEPNVTGEIAQDDEKLSFDGAFGPFATRGYDDAYGSLFSGYSSTLYDVAMDAVTQSLLSSIRSPLNPRKKSPAWNHFFISPRDSTKAICMYCMKEFSRGKNEKDLSTSCLMRHVRRAHPTVLLQDSDSVNNLSNNSSLIPPNIPPNNGDLSVCIKPPTDNLTPLSSIVAEATDIVSKDSLQKVKPKAEKSVKSDYSVVPSPHSLNNHNDDATDLSECPGSAPKSSSSRRRSAVWKHFYLSPADSSKAVCIHCMNEFSRGKNGKDLGTSCLIRHMWRAHRDIVIEENGQGSGIPPPYTTSPTLLSRTQDSTEVKKEFLCTSHRTDAISDEVPNDDSENMILEDEANDATYQSGQESSLDASFSLKGENIPVSSSPEEHSEGHSISQDQNSVFQQNKKIMKRVKSEVWHHFIVSPVDQLKALCRYCPCVISRGKRGDFGTSCLMRHLMRRHPDVLKTQKSTNDKVSTPQSPHCTLAAEDNMTTNATDSPAAENKHHTLPVFSKKTSKLWNHFSISSADPTKVVCLHCSRTISRGKKTTNLGTSCLFRHMQRFHGHVLENNSNNSGDVSSAEIQVKQELMDVSTYEENAEKFSECHPASKKITKLIAEMLALDLQPSTVVENVGLNRLLEYLQPQYSLPSSSYFTSTAIPEMYGSVKEVVLTHLKEAEGGIIHFTTSVWVSSQTQEYLIVTAHWVTFESQVLPQGQDFHCSALLGVSSIDCDYNVLNIQKQLEYLWDTWIGSSGLKIGFTVTDNQTIGSILESSDHTTMQCFVHSIDLIVNEAIKSQRMVQNLLSIARKICERVHRSAKAKEKLGELQKTYQLPENQLVQDVPSKWKTSYFMLERLVEQKKAIDEMSIECNFRELISCDQWEVMQSVCNALKPFEVSCREMSSRTATLGQVIPLIHILNRKIDMLFDETMGIDNMLKSLKEAMVTKMSPTLHDPRYIWATMLDPRYKTSLFTEEEAEQCKHDLIQELEVSASNSVETKPPLSNGCSEIPASSNSLASNDENLWALMDDIRQKIKQEEKPKSLELAVLEYLEEDILDQSCDPLDYWNLKKLLWPELAKVAVRYVGCPPSIVPADTLFSTSSVNCALNQSRPLLENLEGLLFLKVNLPLIYFQY from the coding sequence ATGGATGGAGAGGACGGCCTCTCAGAGAAGACTGAGGATATAAGCCACGAGCATAATGGCTCCAAAGATAACAAGAGAATAGAGGCCAAAGGAACCTGTTTAAAAATAGAAGGGAAAGATGGTTATGTgtttaaatcatacagaattactCCTCAAGATGTACTGGAAGCAGATCCCCACACTTGTCCCTCTGAGACACTGGCAAAAGATTCCTCTTTAGTGTCTTTGTCATTTGAGGGCACAGAGGAAGATGGATCTTCTGAGGTCGATGGGCTCTCAACAGAGGATTCAACAGCAGAAAGTTGTGAAAAGCATGACTCTCAGACATCTCTAACTGTTTCAAGTAAGAGCCagaacactgaaataaataattccGAAATTGAAACAAGTATTTGTGTCAAAGAAGAACCAAATGTAACTGGTGAAATCGCTCAGGATGATGAAAAGTTATCATTTGATGGGGCCTTTGGCCCCTTTGCCACCAGAGGTTATGATGATGCTTATGGTAGCTTGTTCAGTGGCTACTCAAGTACTCTGTATGATGTTGCAATGGATGCTGTCACACAAAGCCTTCTATCATCCATTAGAAGTCCCCTCAACCCTAGAAAAAAATCCCCTGCTTGGAACCATTTTTTCATATCACCACGTGATAGTACCAAAGCaatctgtatgtactgtatgaaaGAATTCAGCCGAGGTAAAAATGAGAAAGATCTCAGTACTAGTTGTTTAATGAGGCATGTGCGAAGGGCTCACCCCACTGTTCTTCTGCAAGACAGTGACTCTGTAAATAATTTGTCCAATAATTCATCTTTAATACCTCCCAATATACCACCAAACAATGGAGACTTGTCTGTATGCATCAAGCCTCCTACAGACAACCTTACTCCACTGTCCTCTATTGTAGCTGAGGCCACAGACATAGTGTCCAAAGACTCTTTACAAAAGGTCAAACCAAAAGCAGAAAAGAGCGTTAAGAGTGACTATAGTGTGGTTCCATCCCCACATTCCTTAAACAACCATAATGATGATGCCACAGACTTGAGTGAATGCCCTGGATCAGCCCCTAAGAGCTCAAGTTCCCGGCGGCGATcagcagtgtggaaacacttttaTTTATCCCCTGCTGACAGCTCAAAAGCAGTGTGTATTCACTGCATGAATGAATTCAGTCGTGGCAAAAATGGGAAAGATTTGGGGACAAGCTGCCTTATTCGCCACATGTGGCGGGCCCATCGTGACATAGTCATCGAAGAAAATGGACAGGGCTCAGGCATTCCTCCACCTTACACCACTTCACCAACATTGCTGTCGCGCACACAAGACTCCACAGAGGTCAAAAAGGAATTTCTCTGTACCTCGCATCGCACTGATGCCATATCAGACGAAGTGCCCAATGATGACAGTGAGAACATGATTCTTGAGGATGAGGCAAATGATGCTACATATCAATCTGGACAGGAGTCCTCACTTGATGCATCATTTAGTCTGAAAGGGGAAAATATACCTGTGTCATCCTCGCCAGAGGAACACAGTGAGGGGCATAGCATATCCCAAGATCAGAACTCAGTTtttcaacagaacaaaaaaattatgaaacgAGTGAAATCGGAAGTATGGCATCATTTCATTGTCTCTCCTGTTGACCAGCTCAAAGCTTTGTGTCGGTATTGTCCCTGTGTTATAAGCCGTGGTAAACGAGGGGACTTTGGCACAAGCTGTTTAATGAGACATTTAATGCGACGGCACCCTGATGTTCTCAAAACCCAAAAAAGCACAAATGACAAAGTTTCCACGCCTCAGTCTCCCCATTGTACTCTTGCTGCAGAGGACAACATGACAACAAATGCAACGGACAGCCCTGCTGCTGAGAACAAACACCACACCCTGCCTGTTTTCAGCAAAAAGACTTCAAAGCTATGGAATCACTTTTCTATTTCCTCAGCGGACCCAACAAAGGTGGTCTGTTTGCACTGTAGCCGCACAATTAGCAGAGGCAAAAAGACAACCAATTTAGGCACTAGTTGCTTATTTAGGCACATGCAAAGATTTCATGGGCATGTGCttgaaaataatagtaataactcAGGTGATGTGTCATCTGCTGAAATTCAAGTTAAGCAGGAGCTCATGGATGTTTCTACTTATGAGGAGAATGCAGAGAAGTTCAGTGAATGCCACCCAGCTTCCAAAAAAATCACCAAACTCATTGCTGAAATGCTTGCACTGGATCTTCAGCCATCAACTGTAGTGGAAAATGTTGGCCTTAACCGACTACTGGAATACCTCCAGCCACAGTATTCTCTACCTTCGTCATCCTACTTTACCAGCACAGCAATCCCCGAAATGTATGGAAGCGTGAAAGAAGTAGTTCTGACCCACCTCAAGGAGGCTGAAGGTGGAATTATTCACTTCACGACAAGTGTCTGGGTCAGCAGCCAAACCCAAGAGTACTTGATTGTTACAGCCCACTGGGTAACATTTGAGTCTCAAGTTCTGCCTCAAGGGCAAGATTTCCACTGCTCAGCCCTTCTTGGTGTTTCTTCAATTGACTGTGACTACAATGTGCTGAACATACAGAAGCAGCTTGAATATCTTTGGGACACCTGGATTGGTTCTTCAGGCCTTAAAATTGGATTTACTGTAACAGATAATCAAACTATTGGAAGCATACTAGAGAGCAGTGATCACACCACCATGCAGTGTTTTGTTCATAGCATAGACCTCATTGTTAACGAAGCCATAAAAAGTCAGAGGATGGTTCAGAACTTGCTTAGTATTGCTCGGAAAATCTGTGAGAGAGTGCATCGTTCTGCTAAAGCAAAGGAGAAGTTGGGAGAGCTGCAAAAAACTTACCAGTTACCTGAAAACCAGCTGGTTCAGGATGTTCCCTCTAAGTGGAAAACATCATATTTTATGCTTGAGCGATTAGTAGAGCAAAAGAAAGCCATTGATGAGATGTCAATAGAGTGTAATTTCAGGGAACTGATAAGCTGTGACCAGTGGGAAGTAATGCAGTCAGTCTGCAATGCTCTTAAGCCTTTCGAGGTATCCTGCAGGGAGATGAGCAGTCGCACAGCAACTCTAGGTCAGGTCATTCCACTCATTCACATACTCAACCGAAAAATAGATATGCTTTTTGATGAGACCATGGGTATTGACAATATGCTCAAGTCTTTAAAGGAAGCAATGGTGACTAAAATGTCACCTACACTTCATGACCCCAGGTACATATGGGCAACCATGTTGGACCCAAGGTATAAGACCTCACTTTTTACTGAGGAAGAAGCAGAGCAGTGTAAGCATGACCTCATACAAGAGCTTGAGGTGTCTGCATCTAACTCCGTGGAGACTAAACCACCATTGTCAAACGGATGCAGTGAAATACCAGCTTCATCAAACAGCTTGGCCTCAAACGATGAAAACCTCTGGGCTCTTATGGATGACATTAGACAGAAAATCAAGCAAGAGGAGAAACCAAAATCATTGGAGCTTGCAGTGCTGGAGTATTTGGAGGAAGACATTCTTGACCAGAGTTGTGATCCTCTGGATTATTGGAACCTAAAGAAGTTACTGTGGCCTGAACTTGCCAAAGTAGCTGTACGCTATGTGGGTTGTCCACCCAGCATTGTACCAGCAGACACCCTTTTTAGCACATCAAGTGTCAACTGTGCCCTGAATCAGTCCCGGCCATTGCTAGAAAATCTTGAAGgacttctttttttaaaggtcAACCTTCCTTTGATATATTTTCAGTACTga